A genomic region of Oceaniferula marina contains the following coding sequences:
- the coaD gene encoding pantetheine-phosphate adenylyltransferase, with translation MRTAVYAGSFDPLTNGHLWMIERGLEMFDRLYVAIGTNPLKSYTFSVEERLEQLHASIPSCERLSISEFHNHYLVNYARSVQAQFILRGIRSYTDYEFERGMRHINNDMAPSITTIFLMPPRDISELSSSMVKGLIGPEGWQDSVRRYVPAPVFESLKEIDLDQD, from the coding sequence ATGCGCACTGCTGTCTATGCCGGATCCTTTGACCCACTGACCAACGGTCATTTATGGATGATCGAACGCGGCCTTGAAATGTTTGATCGACTCTATGTCGCCATTGGAACCAACCCTCTCAAATCATACACCTTTTCCGTCGAAGAACGGCTTGAACAACTTCATGCCTCCATCCCATCCTGTGAACGGTTAAGCATTTCCGAATTCCACAACCATTATCTGGTCAACTACGCGCGATCCGTCCAAGCCCAATTTATCCTGAGGGGGATTCGATCCTACACCGACTACGAATTTGAACGAGGCATGCGCCACATCAATAACGATATGGCCCCCTCAATCACAACCATTTTCTTGATGCCGCCAAGGGATATTTCCGAGCTTTCATCCAGCATGGTGAAAGGTTTGATCGGACCCGAGGGTTGGCAGGACAGCGTTCGCCGATACGTCCCGGCCCCAGTCTTTGAGTCCCTCAAAGAAATCGACTTGGACCAAGACTAG